The following are from one region of the Paenibacillus sp. JZ16 genome:
- a CDS encoding ABC transporter permease: METVTSKINKPTPTKTSAWKRIRTRMWRDRYLYLLLLPGLLYFIVYRYLPMLGISLAFKEYSPFRGFAESPWVGFANFARIFESSEVIQVIWNTLTISFLQIAFAFPAPIFLAIMLNEVANPLLKRGLQSIVYMPHFLSWVVVVGIVTIFFRNEGLVNDVLRELFGLQQTIPFLTEPDYFRAFLVLEVIWKEAGWGTIIFLAALAGVNPALYEAAVMDGAGRFRQIWHITLPAIRSTIIIMLIIRLGDVLEIGFEQVFLQLNAFNMHIGNTLDTFVYYKGIQQSDYSFSTAVGVFKGLVGLVLVMAANRLSKRFGEQGVY; encoded by the coding sequence GTGGAAACCGTGACTTCGAAAATCAATAAACCAACTCCTACCAAAACGAGCGCATGGAAACGAATTCGAACTCGTATGTGGAGGGACCGTTATTTGTACCTCTTGCTGCTGCCGGGCCTGCTCTATTTTATCGTGTACCGGTATCTGCCCATGCTGGGCATATCACTTGCCTTTAAAGAATACAGTCCGTTCCGGGGATTTGCGGAGAGTCCTTGGGTCGGATTCGCGAACTTTGCCCGTATTTTCGAAAGCTCCGAGGTGATCCAGGTGATCTGGAATACCCTGACCATCTCCTTCCTGCAAATCGCGTTCGCATTTCCGGCACCGATCTTTCTGGCTATCATGCTGAACGAGGTGGCCAATCCGCTCCTGAAAAGAGGGCTGCAATCCATCGTTTACATGCCGCATTTTCTGTCCTGGGTCGTGGTGGTCGGCATCGTGACGATCTTTTTCCGCAATGAAGGTCTGGTCAACGATGTGCTCCGCGAGCTGTTCGGTCTGCAGCAGACGATTCCTTTTCTGACCGAACCCGATTATTTCCGTGCCTTTCTGGTGCTGGAGGTCATATGGAAGGAAGCCGGCTGGGGGACGATTATCTTCCTGGCGGCGCTCGCAGGCGTTAACCCGGCTCTGTACGAGGCAGCCGTCATGGACGGCGCTGGACGCTTCCGCCAAATCTGGCATATTACGCTGCCCGCCATCCGCAGCACAATCATTATCATGCTGATCATACGACTCGGTGACGTGCTGGAGATCGGCTTCGAGCAGGTGTTCCTTCAGCTGAACGCCTTTAACATGCATATCGGCAATACGCTCGACACCTTTGTGTATTACAAGGGTATTCAACAGTCGGACTACAGCTTCTCCACCGCGGTTGGCGTTTTCAAGGGACTGGTTGGTCTCGTGCTGGTTATGGCCGCCAACAGGCTGTCCAAGCGCTTTGGCGAGCAGGGCGTATATTAA
- a CDS encoding carbohydrate ABC transporter permease, producing MKQKSIADRLFNGVNISLLLVISAVMLFPFVYLFSVSFSSFEDFLGSKLLLWPSKWTTDAYEYIWASRTFRQALLNTSVVTVLGTIVNLFFTATMAYALSRPIVGQRTVMFMVVFALLFSAGMIPTYLVVQETGLLNSIWSLILPVAIAPFNLIVIRQFFMNIPSDMIEAGIVDGANDLQIFGRIILPLSKPALAAFSLFYAVTHWNNYFAPILYINDPSKWTIQVVLRQIVVVGETTGTLGGDNMFLENPPPPETIQMAAILMATLPILIVYPFLQKHFAKGVMLGAVKG from the coding sequence ATGAAGCAAAAATCCATCGCGGACCGTTTGTTTAACGGTGTGAATATCAGTCTGCTGCTTGTCATATCCGCGGTCATGCTGTTTCCGTTTGTATATTTGTTCTCGGTTTCATTTTCCTCGTTCGAGGATTTTTTGGGCAGCAAGCTGCTGCTATGGCCGTCTAAATGGACGACCGACGCCTATGAATATATTTGGGCCTCCAGGACGTTCCGGCAGGCGCTGCTGAACACCTCGGTGGTTACCGTGCTTGGCACCATCGTCAATCTGTTTTTTACGGCGACGATGGCATACGCCTTGTCCCGTCCGATCGTTGGTCAGCGTACCGTTATGTTTATGGTCGTATTTGCGCTCCTGTTCTCGGCCGGCATGATTCCGACCTATTTGGTCGTGCAGGAAACAGGACTGCTTAATTCCATCTGGTCGCTTATTCTGCCGGTGGCCATTGCGCCCTTCAACCTGATTGTCATCCGCCAATTTTTCATGAACATCCCAAGCGACATGATCGAGGCAGGCATTGTGGATGGCGCGAATGACCTGCAGATTTTCGGACGTATCATCCTGCCGCTCTCGAAACCTGCACTGGCGGCATTCAGCCTGTTTTATGCAGTTACGCACTGGAACAACTATTTTGCGCCGATTCTGTACATCAATGATCCGTCCAAATGGACGATTCAGGTGGTGCTGAGACAGATTGTGGTGGTGGGGGAAACGACAGGCACGCTCGGGGGGGATAATATGTTCCTCGAAAATCCGCCTCCGCCCGAGACGATTCAGATGGCCGCCATTCTGATGGCGACGCTGCCGATCCTGATCGTGTATCCGTTCCTGCAGAAGCACTTCGCCAAGGGCGTCATGCTGGGCGCCGTTAAAGGTTGA
- a CDS encoding heparinase II/III domain-containing protein: MLRTEFIKPSLLETGEEHRLSFMLAEPCGRLEPQSDSAYRITCSDPETLGVNGSLITGLKPGETEVSVYSQGDSPSACSWKVRVQPAGMDSVMKLQDHPRILFSEEELKAFRERIKPGEGRSSRIIDASRLWEEYLAKADAYVEEESFEVLYPSISEQWKVELPLTEPKRAPEPQGHTFFPFWTMYARAIEDRLVVMSTSFLVTNERKYAERVKEHLLSLTSFGKWYEFDERGAEGNLSNAHLLLGVSSAYDAIHRLLTEDERRSIRQAILEKGLQPLAIDIGSSDMHNIVAAKQVAMVYGAAAIMDEISFAAKYLNAGLTYLQSYLERKRVSGETEGLLYDNVAARHAWMAADLYRRISGDDSLVQDPYLREELPERFFRLMAPGEESSFPNLSDSFSKLDITYLMAMTATHYGHPAAVWYLQKHAAAHYNSLLYLRKETSPKSPSELYGACASAVFRSVGWAALRSGWGDEDHLLCFASSSSAKDHNHRDQNNLVINVGGEWLLTNPGYQDYVPGPKADYTTGTIGHNSLLVKGQGQLHLGGGDLREELLLPSFEAVVGDATESYGGLLKGYQRSVIHIDSAYYVVVDDVELHQDSDEAELLFHTTSAVLDGDEPKAPGENLESDSIVFQGEKAALQLMFPFPEEKMLSLREYPGAESYGPYVAVGGATGKRRRFLTLINPRFQYGERLEIRQKEQNAGSLTYGLTVVRQNRAEDIWLFCADAAEARYRGITFLGDTAHISGDGKLHLWKAVRLSGGDIAFEAELPLSIYTDARDSTCFVHNPHPVEVLFKLKLITAGVEVEQTTPPGYYEWNLMNIGRGGQAEGREAMWKP; encoded by the coding sequence ATGCTTCGAACGGAATTTATAAAGCCCTCGCTGCTGGAGACGGGGGAAGAGCACCGGCTGAGCTTCATGCTAGCGGAGCCCTGCGGGAGACTAGAACCCCAATCGGATTCAGCGTATAGAATTACCTGCAGCGATCCGGAGACACTTGGGGTGAACGGAAGTCTGATAACCGGGCTGAAGCCGGGCGAGACGGAGGTATCCGTATATTCCCAGGGCGATAGCCCATCAGCGTGCAGCTGGAAGGTGCGGGTACAGCCGGCAGGTATGGATTCAGTCATGAAGCTGCAGGACCATCCGAGAATATTGTTTTCGGAAGAAGAACTCAAGGCATTTCGGGAACGGATTAAGCCGGGCGAGGGCCGTTCTTCGAGGATCATCGATGCATCTCGGCTATGGGAGGAATACCTGGCAAAAGCGGACGCCTATGTGGAGGAAGAAAGCTTCGAGGTGCTGTATCCGTCCATATCGGAGCAGTGGAAGGTTGAGCTGCCTCTGACAGAGCCGAAGCGGGCGCCCGAACCGCAAGGACATACCTTCTTCCCCTTCTGGACGATGTATGCCAGAGCGATTGAGGATCGGCTGGTCGTCATGTCCACGTCCTTCCTGGTGACGAATGAAAGAAAATATGCGGAGCGAGTGAAGGAGCATCTGTTGTCCCTGACTTCCTTCGGTAAATGGTATGAGTTTGACGAGCGGGGTGCAGAAGGAAATCTGAGCAACGCCCACCTGCTGCTTGGCGTTTCGAGTGCCTATGATGCGATTCACCGTCTTCTAACGGAGGATGAGCGGCGATCCATTCGCCAAGCCATTCTGGAAAAAGGACTGCAGCCGCTGGCCATCGATATCGGAAGCAGCGATATGCACAATATTGTCGCAGCCAAGCAGGTGGCGATGGTGTACGGTGCGGCGGCTATCATGGATGAGATCTCGTTTGCCGCCAAATATTTAAACGCCGGACTTACTTATCTTCAAAGCTATCTGGAACGAAAACGGGTGTCCGGCGAAACAGAGGGGCTGCTGTACGACAATGTGGCAGCACGACATGCTTGGATGGCGGCGGATCTTTACCGGAGAATCAGCGGCGATGACAGCCTGGTACAGGACCCGTATTTACGGGAAGAGCTTCCCGAGCGTTTTTTTCGGCTGATGGCGCCGGGGGAGGAGAGCTCGTTCCCGAATCTGTCGGATTCGTTTTCCAAGCTCGATATCACATACCTCATGGCCATGACAGCTACCCATTACGGCCATCCGGCAGCGGTGTGGTACTTGCAGAAGCATGCAGCGGCACATTACAATTCGCTTCTTTATTTGCGGAAAGAGACCTCCCCAAAGAGCCCGTCGGAGCTGTACGGCGCATGTGCTTCAGCGGTCTTCCGGAGCGTAGGCTGGGCCGCCCTGCGGTCAGGATGGGGCGATGAGGATCATCTGCTGTGCTTTGCCTCAAGCAGCTCGGCGAAGGACCATAATCACAGAGACCAGAACAATCTGGTGATCAATGTCGGCGGAGAATGGCTGCTGACCAATCCTGGCTATCAGGATTATGTACCCGGTCCGAAGGCGGATTACACTACCGGCACGATAGGACACAATTCGCTGCTCGTCAAGGGTCAGGGACAGCTCCACCTGGGAGGAGGCGATCTTCGGGAGGAACTGCTGCTACCGTCATTCGAGGCGGTTGTCGGGGACGCTACCGAAAGTTATGGGGGGCTGCTGAAAGGCTACCAGCGATCTGTCATACATATCGATTCGGCTTATTACGTCGTCGTGGATGATGTGGAACTGCATCAGGATTCAGATGAGGCGGAACTGCTGTTTCATACGACCTCGGCGGTCTTGGACGGTGATGAGCCCAAGGCCCCGGGCGAGAACCTGGAAAGCGACTCCATTGTATTCCAGGGGGAGAAGGCCGCTCTGCAGCTCATGTTCCCCTTTCCCGAGGAGAAGATGCTTTCCCTCCGTGAATACCCAGGGGCGGAGAGCTACGGTCCTTATGTTGCTGTCGGTGGCGCGACGGGAAAAAGACGGCGGTTTCTCACGCTGATCAACCCGCGATTCCAATATGGTGAAAGGCTGGAAATCCGTCAAAAGGAACAGAATGCCGGCAGCCTTACCTACGGTTTGACGGTGGTAAGGCAGAATAGGGCGGAGGATATCTGGCTGTTCTGCGCTGACGCGGCTGAAGCACGCTACCGGGGCATTACCTTCCTGGGAGATACCGCCCACATCTCCGGTGACGGCAAGCTTCATTTGTGGAAGGCGGTGCGTCTGTCCGGCGGGGACATCGCTTTCGAGGCGGAACTGCCTCTAAGCATATACACCGATGCCCGCGATTCAACCTGCTTCGTGCATAATCCCCATCCGGTAGAAGTTCTCTTCAAGCTGAAGCTGATAACTGCCGGCGTGGAAGTCGAACAAACCACGCCACCCGGCTATTATGAATGGAATCTTATGAACATCGGCAGAGGTGGTCAGGCGGAAGGGAGAGAAGCTATGTGGAAACCGTGA
- a CDS encoding extracellular solute-binding protein codes for MLKKRRLTAVMAALLSISLAACGGQPKAEEQPKAPASGDKSPAQADPKFSITAIDFRYGDPPPTSSPGIDMINEKFNVDYKPVFVPNTAFDEKINAVFASGQIPDMIGLMSTDLKNRYNKFAKQGAFLDLEPYINDYPTLKAVPDYIWDSMRVNGKIYAIPQYAPKYQVVPVIRKDWLDKLGLKPPTNYEELKEVALAFTNGDPDGNSKKDTYGIAIGQDINPNFNQGPYWDPDAWYHQDAQGNYIPGIIGEGRREFITMLSELYKQGAMTKDYAILNWGDTNKEFYSGKAGIFIGTPRGMSQDYMNGLLAIHPEAEFIHLEPFEDPYGNKGLTAGAGYNGLTVLSAKLEDEPEKLKKVLEMIDFGRKFYPQDQKNEKNADFDWWSGKVGSGYVMQDGVPVFNENFGRDGLGPSTYYVDNSSWVPQDSDNVYSITYQTKQLVDLVAAIETMYKDMKLYINPINGLESPTDNEKGAELKKYVMDEQVKLIAGTRPVSDWDKLVQEYMDKGGAQIVQEYNANIKEKDPKALFK; via the coding sequence ATGTTAAAGAAACGCAGACTTACCGCAGTAATGGCGGCCTTGCTCTCTATCAGCCTGGCTGCATGCGGCGGCCAGCCGAAAGCGGAGGAGCAGCCGAAAGCCCCGGCTTCGGGCGATAAGAGCCCGGCGCAGGCGGATCCAAAGTTTTCGATTACCGCAATCGATTTCCGGTATGGCGATCCGCCGCCGACTTCAAGTCCCGGCATTGACATGATCAACGAGAAATTCAATGTGGACTACAAGCCTGTTTTTGTACCGAACACCGCTTTTGATGAAAAGATCAACGCTGTATTCGCATCAGGTCAGATTCCGGATATGATCGGCTTAATGTCGACCGACTTGAAAAACCGCTACAACAAGTTTGCGAAGCAGGGTGCGTTTTTGGACCTCGAGCCGTACATCAACGATTATCCGACCTTGAAGGCCGTGCCCGATTACATATGGGACTCCATGCGAGTAAACGGCAAAATTTATGCGATTCCACAATATGCCCCGAAGTATCAGGTGGTACCGGTGATCCGCAAGGACTGGCTTGATAAGCTTGGCCTGAAACCACCGACCAATTATGAGGAGCTGAAGGAGGTAGCGCTGGCGTTTACGAACGGAGATCCGGACGGCAACAGCAAAAAGGACACGTACGGGATCGCCATCGGCCAGGATATTAATCCAAACTTTAACCAGGGACCCTATTGGGACCCGGATGCCTGGTACCATCAGGATGCGCAGGGCAACTACATCCCGGGCATAATCGGTGAAGGCCGCCGGGAGTTTATTACGATGCTGTCCGAGCTTTACAAGCAGGGAGCCATGACGAAGGACTACGCGATCCTGAACTGGGGAGACACGAACAAGGAATTTTATTCCGGCAAGGCAGGCATCTTCATCGGAACGCCGCGCGGCATGTCGCAGGACTATATGAACGGGCTGCTGGCGATACATCCCGAAGCCGAGTTTATACACCTGGAGCCGTTCGAGGACCCATACGGAAACAAGGGACTGACGGCTGGAGCAGGGTATAACGGCCTTACCGTGCTGAGCGCCAAACTTGAAGATGAGCCGGAAAAGCTGAAGAAAGTGCTGGAAATGATCGATTTCGGCCGCAAATTCTATCCGCAGGATCAGAAGAATGAGAAGAACGCCGATTTTGACTGGTGGTCAGGCAAAGTCGGTTCAGGTTACGTTATGCAAGACGGCGTGCCTGTCTTCAACGAGAACTTCGGCAGAGACGGCCTGGGTCCTTCAACGTATTATGTTGATAATTCATCTTGGGTACCGCAGGACTCGGACAATGTATATTCCATTACGTATCAGACCAAACAGCTGGTGGATCTTGTAGCCGCCATTGAAACGATGTACAAGGATATGAAGCTTTATATCAACCCGATCAATGGATTGGAGTCGCCGACGGACAACGAGAAAGGCGCAGAACTGAAAAAGTATGTCATGGATGAGCAGGTGAAATTGATTGCAGGCACCCGTCCCGTGTCCGATTGGGATAAACTGGTTCAGGAGTACATGGACAAAGGCGGAGCCCAGATCGTCCAGGAATACAACGCGAATATAAAAGAGAAGGATCCTAAAGCACTTTTTAAGTGA
- a CDS encoding DegT/DnrJ/EryC1/StrS family aminotransferase, whose translation METLAIHGGAPVKTGPFGTGKRFGDEEAAQLLEALEQNTLFYHFGSKVKQFLADFNAMYGREYSVATSSGTAALHVALGAAGVSVGDEVITSPITDQGTLIGILYQNAIPVFADLEPHTYNLDPASVEARITPRTKAIIVVHLAGYPCDMDPIMKIAKKHGIKVIEDCAQAYLTRYKGRLTGTIGDYGCFSTNDFKHISTGDGGMVLINSGAREDYETAHAFADKNYRRLGTTVDRGTSYIAPNYRMTELQGAVGIAQLKKLPWICERRKQYGDRLNEGLQGIQGVIPPQVDPEHNCTYWFYMLRLDLDQLTCSREEFCRALEAEGIPNRAGYIPQVCYLQPLFQKRQAYPGSHFPFDGSSVSYKPGLCPVAEEILVTAVQIPLNEFYSLEDIEDIIHAVAKVGACYAKSDE comes from the coding sequence GTGGAAACGTTAGCGATTCATGGCGGAGCGCCAGTCAAGACCGGTCCTTTTGGCACAGGTAAAAGATTCGGGGATGAGGAGGCCGCGCAGCTGCTTGAGGCGCTGGAGCAAAACACGCTGTTTTATCATTTCGGCTCCAAGGTAAAACAGTTTTTGGCCGATTTCAATGCGATGTACGGCCGGGAATACAGTGTGGCGACATCCTCCGGCACCGCAGCCCTTCATGTCGCGCTTGGTGCGGCTGGCGTCTCCGTAGGGGATGAGGTCATAACAAGCCCGATTACGGACCAGGGAACGCTGATCGGCATTCTGTATCAGAATGCCATCCCGGTGTTTGCCGATCTGGAGCCGCACACTTACAATTTGGATCCGGCTTCGGTTGAGGCGCGCATCACACCGAGAACCAAGGCCATTATCGTCGTCCATCTCGCGGGATATCCGTGCGATATGGATCCGATTATGAAGATCGCGAAGAAGCATGGCATCAAGGTCATCGAGGATTGCGCACAGGCCTATTTGACCCGGTACAAGGGCAGGCTGACCGGGACCATCGGAGATTACGGCTGTTTCAGCACGAATGATTTCAAGCATATTTCCACCGGGGACGGCGGTATGGTGCTGATCAATTCGGGAGCGCGCGAGGATTACGAAACCGCTCACGCCTTTGCGGACAAAAACTATCGCCGTCTAGGCACCACGGTTGACCGAGGAACGAGTTATATTGCACCGAATTACCGGATGACCGAGCTGCAGGGAGCCGTCGGAATCGCCCAGCTGAAGAAGCTGCCCTGGATATGCGAGCGGCGTAAGCAATACGGCGACCGGCTCAATGAAGGATTGCAGGGAATCCAGGGTGTCATTCCGCCGCAGGTTGACCCGGAGCATAATTGTACATACTGGTTCTACATGCTGCGGCTTGACCTGGATCAATTGACCTGCAGCCGCGAAGAGTTTTGCAGAGCGCTGGAGGCGGAAGGCATCCCGAACCGTGCCGGCTATATCCCACAGGTGTGCTATTTGCAGCCGCTGTTCCAGAAGCGGCAGGCTTATCCGGGAAGCCATTTTCCGTTTGACGGCAGCAGCGTTTCCTATAAACCTGGCCTGTGTCCGGTAGCGGAGGAGATTCTGGTCACGGCGGTTCAGATTCCACTGAACGAATTCTACTCGCTGGAGGATATTGAGGATATTATTCACGCGGTTGCCAAGGTGGGTGCTTGTTATGCCAAAAGCGATGAGTAA